The sequence AAAATAATATAAATGCTATTGGCATTTTGTAAAACATTGGTTTATAGTGGTTAGTGGCGTTCTGCGCTTCGCGACAGGATAACAGCATCCCTAGGGCCTTAATGATCTTAAAGGGAGCCGTCCCTGATGAGGCCCGTGGGCTTCGTCATATGGCGCCCACCTACTATGTAGGTTCCTAGGATCAAAAATTCCATCGGTTGTCGTGGACGCCACTTCTTTACCGCCCTTCGTGGCACTTATCCAATAAATAATTTTGTTAAAATTGGTTTTTTCCCATCATAAAAGTGTTTATGCTGATAGTAACATTTCTTGACGGATAATAGAATGACAAAACAGCAACAACGCCATGAAGCATTAGCCAAGCGTGATCGTTTGGCGCTAGATTTACGCCGACAAGCTGCTGAACAATTAGCAAATGAAGCAAATGCGCTTTTGTCACTTATTGATGCAAGCATTGTCGCCGGCTTTTGGCCAATTGGCAGTGAAATCGACCCAAGACCCTTATTGTTGGTGCTTAAAGAGAAGGGTAAAACCATTTGCCTGCCGGCTATAATCGATAGCAAAGCCCGTAAAATGCAATTTCGCCAATTTAGTTGTAAAGATGAATTAATTCCGATGGGCTTTGGCACTATGGGCCCACCTGCAAGCGCCGCTATTCTTGATCCCGATTTGATTTTGCTACCGCTTGCGGCATTTGATGCTATCGGCAACCGCATTGGTTATGGTGGTGGTTTTTATGACCGGATCATTGCTGACATGAGATCACGGCAGAAACAACCATTTTTGGTGGGGCTTGCCTTTGATTGCCAAGAGGTGAACTTCATAGCAGCGGAAGACCATGACATTCCTTTACAAGCACTTTTAACAGAAAAAGGCTTGCGATTATTTAAACAATGATAGTAAACTATATTATATTTATACTTTATGAAAACCTTGATATCATTTTTTTCAATTGGAAATTGTATGGCAACGCTCATTATTAAACGCAACTCAAGTATTAATCTAGCGGCGAGCCGTTTTAACATCTATCTTGATGATAAAGTTGTTGGAAAAATCGGCAATGGTAAAACGGTGGAGCTAGAAGTTGCCGATGGTGATTATGCGTTAAAAATTGGCTTAAATCCTAAATCGAACTGTAGCAATAGCATTGCAATAACCTTAAAAAGTGATGAGACACGATCCTTTGAAGTGGGCTATCCTAAGGGCATTTTTGCAAAACAGATGCTTAGTTTGCTCTTCCTAATGTTGATTATCTTGCCTGGGGCCATAAGTTTTAGCATGCCTCATAAGCCAGCCGGCGCAGGAATTGTGTCGGCGCTAATCGCTATTGTTGGGGTGATTGGCTATTTCTGGATGCAAAAGAAGCAAAAGGGCATTAAACAAAAATCAGGACTACACCTTAATGAAATGGTTCCTTAATGACCTAAGGTTTAGGTAAGAATTTATCTGCTACATAATTTTTCATCGCTCGATATATAGCAGGTAGCACAAAATCAGCCGTGAGCTTCAATGGCGTATTATTTAAAAGCAGAAAATATTTTATTGATTTCTATTACTATATTTGAGCAACATTATAATTGAACATAAAAACATCAAATATTATATTAATAACTATTTTTCATAATAATAGGTGAATATTTTTTTTAGAAAGAAAAAATCAATGTATTATGCTTTAAATATTTTGTTTTTTCCTTTTATCTTTTTGATAAATATTCCTACTCTATTATTATTTCCTGATGAATTCCTGACCATAAATAAATATCAATTTTTCTATTTTTTCATTGGTAATATTGTTAGTTTTTATTTTTATTATAAAAGATATAAAATAATACAAAATCGCATAGGTGACTTTGGTGAGTTTACTGGATTAATAGATGGTTTATCATTCATTTTAAGTATTTTTTTAGTCGCAATTTTAAGTTATATTCTTCTAAATCTATTTATCAATGGTAAAACACTTGATGGCTATTATGCGTTCCTTTTTGTTTGGTCAATAATAGGCGGACTATTAGGGTTAATATTATTGTTTATGTTCTATATATGGGCTTTCATACCTGTTTTTAGAAAAAATCCGCTTTTAAGAATTATAATATCAATCATCATAGTCGTTTCATTCGGGATATATCTCTTCATAAATTAAGTTGTTTCAAGCGTCTTAATTTGCAGTCAATATAATCTGCTTTGGTTGACTTAATTATTGGAAATATCAAGGAGATAAGGATGAGGTTTGGCATTTGTGTCATTATGTCGGTGTTGGTTAACTTGGTTTTGTTGCAAAATTCGCAATCAAAAGAAAGTATCGACTATGTTATTCATTCCCATACTATCCATACGTGCCAAACCACCAAGGACGGCAGCATTCAAATAAAAAATAGCACTATAGCTATTAGGTTTTTATTGGAAAGCATAAGAAGCGAAACAGCGGTTGATTGCGCTTGTACTTCGGCACTGCTTAAAGTGTCGATAAAAAACGCAGTCAATGACGAACTCATTGCGACGCAGATTATTACAAATGAAACAAAATATAATACGATAGAAATTAAAGATCGAGGATATAAGCGCCTCCAGCTAAATATATCCTG comes from Bartonella sp. HY038 and encodes:
- a CDS encoding 5-formyltetrahydrofolate cyclo-ligase, yielding MTKQQQRHEALAKRDRLALDLRRQAAEQLANEANALLSLIDASIVAGFWPIGSEIDPRPLLLVLKEKGKTICLPAIIDSKARKMQFRQFSCKDELIPMGFGTMGPPASAAILDPDLILLPLAAFDAIGNRIGYGGGFYDRIIADMRSRQKQPFLVGLAFDCQEVNFIAAEDHDIPLQALLTEKGLRLFKQ